ACACCTTCAGTAACATCACATCAACCTTTATGATATGTCAATTCTGTATGTTGTATTTTTGCTTACTCTCTACTTTTCAATGTATTTGTAAGGTACAGTAACATGCAGGTGGTtgtgatttatgtatttataaataaatttaatGAATCTGGAAGGAAATGAATAAACTGTAGTTACTAGTTATTACGCTTTGGAAGGAGACACAAGCTTGTACAGTGCTCAGCAATAATTATGTATTGCATGATACTAAtgcatgattttatttaatgatgtaTCATCACTTTCACTTCTATGTTCCTGCATCTTGCAGGGACAATACACTACACAGTGCGATCCACAGCTATTTAGCAGCTGTTTACACAACACCCACTGAAACTAACTTCCAGTACCGGGACATATAGTACGATTCCTGACCCGTTCTTGTTGAGCAGCCGTTTAACTTCCTGGTGGCTGCGGGTGTTGTTGTCGGTGAGGACCTCGATGAGCAGCAGACATCCACCAGGCCCCCGAGCTTCAAACATTTGCTGGGACACTGGTTTGGATTTCTCCTGCAGAACCAGGAGAGAGGACATGAATGAGGCTTGTGCagcatattattattaatttagtCTTTTTAGAGGAATGGTGTTCATCTTTCCAGAGACTGAGAGAATGGAGCACTGGAGCCATTTGTATGACAGAAATTTACTTTGAAAGTTAatgacctctgccaaggaggttatgttttcacccgttagttggttggtttgtttgtgagcaagattacacaaaaactacaggacagattttgttcagttatttatctttaaatctgtatttatatttggctttAATACTCAGTTACTTATGTCTTTCAATCAGCTCATACTACAGTGACATCTCTGTAGTAGTTCTGGTGGCTGGACTTTCATCTCAGTGCAGTGAACTTAATCTTGACTCATTTTGAACTTTTAATATTcttatgctcttgtgtttgactgttttgtgtgtgtgtgtatctatctatctatctatctatctatctatctatctatcgaaacttggtggagggatgaaatatgggtcagggaagaacccattaaatgttggtgcagatcaggaTCAGGAGATGGATCCACTAAGGTTGTGAGATGAGATGTTTTAAAGATTtctaagagaataattcatagatcttgatgggGAAAAACCCAGACGTGTTTatggaactgatatttatgattgtgtgaaatctggtgcagcttgattgtattaaaggagactgttgggccttggcagaggtaaacgTCACCATTCATTTCACCGTGCCAGTGTTGTCAACCTACCGCACTCTTGATGGCTGTGTCTATGGAGGCTTTGGGCATGTTCTTGGTCCGGCACTGCTCCAGTATGTGAGCCAAGTTTAAATTCATGACCGGGTTTGATCCACCTTCTGTGGGTGAAACCACAAGAAGTGACCGATTAGCTGCGGGTCCAGGGCAGGACTGTAAACATGGGACAGTCACTCTGCAGCCTCACCTTTCACTGCGATTTTAATCATCATGCCGAACTTCATGAACATCCTCCCCCTCGCCTCATCCTTGGGTCCCTTGATGTGCTTCACCTTGGACCACTTGTTGTGTCCCGCACACAGCgcggagcagagctgcagcggcCGCACGGAGCAGCTGGACCACGGGGGAGACAACACACGAGGAGCCGGCGGCCGGAGGGTGTCCACCGGGGCAGAGCACCGGCAGGAGGCCGCCGCTAGTGACCGGGGGAGAGGGGTCCGGAGAGCCCGCAGCAGCGCCGCCCCCACCATgccctgtacacacacacacacacacacacaacacacacagacacacaacacagacacacacacacacgcctgttaattcaaaaacactgtgtaaGTGAATGGAAGAAGCGGAAGTGCACTTACAGTGTTTAGTGTGAAAAACACGCTGCTGCCTCTGTCCTTGTTGTGAACCCGGCACTTCCTGGTTCCTGTGACCTCACAGattggattttcaaaataaaagttcaacTCCTCTCTGTTATAATCCTGTTATgacatcatcgtcatcatcatcatcatcgtcatcatcatcatcatcatcatcatctacaAGGTAACAAAGTACTTacagctttctttctttcttcaaaaaTAGTATAGTTTAATATAGTGTATTATTACGattattattaatgtgtttgccttgtttacttttatttttcatctcaaaataatattattttaaatattatcaAGAAGTAATATCGTATATCTTGTCTTTAATCTTTGTTAAGTATTAAGCAAATATTACTAATTGAAAGAAAGACCAAGCTCGAGCAACAACTAAAGATTTAAGCTGGCAGATATTTTCAGACTCTTACTTTCGTGTAATATATTTCCGAGCACTTTTCTGGCTCCTCTTCAAGTTAATATTTTCTCTGGtgctggttttattttctgtttatagTTGAGTCATTCGGATGAACAGATTCTCATGCTTCCCTCCTCATTCGGTGCATTCAACAAGTAAACGAACAAATCCTGAACCATGGGAACTTTAAATCCGTCCGAGGACCCCTGGGTGTTTCTGGTTGAGATTGGGGATCAACTGCAAATAATAGTACCAATGTttaacagctgctcttaaaaataaactgcaacaCAAGTCATCATACTGTTTCCCATTGTGGGAACtggtgacatttttttgttgactTAGTGGATTGGTCttaaattacattattaattttattttgttcagtaATGTTACGCATAGTAATGAGTTAAAATATGTGGTTTATTATCCAGAATAATCATCCACCTATtcatcatccattcatccaaccACCCCCCTATTGTAATCTCAATAAATGGTTAAAGAGCTCAGTACCTTCAGGAAGTTTAGGATTATATATCAAGTCTGCGTCTATGTGTGATGATGGTACATCTGACACATTAATTCAAAAGCCAGGGACATGCTGCATGTATACGGACCTACACTGGAGAACACATTTGATTGTAGGATCAATAATGTCTGAGACAAACCGGTTTAGAGGAGATCAGACGGAGACAGATGACCACAGCAGAGGAGCACAAAGGGTTAAGAGAGGTGGAGGCTTCAGCCAATCAAGACCAACCCATCTCCAACAGACACCAGTCCAAAgaagtgcaggaggaggaggaggtttctGTCACggcgctcctcttcctcagaccACACACTTTCAGCCCCATGGTTATTCAAACCTGATCAGTCCACTGAGCCTCAAGGAGAGGACTGAAGAAAATGAGACATCTTTGAAACTGGAGGTCACCAGAGCTTAAAGCTTAAGAATGAGCTCTGATGAGGCACTGGGGCAGAAGAAGAGTCTTTAACTCTGGGAAGCAAGTTCCTTCAACGcagcctgaggaggagaaaatgatCTGAGTGAGCGTGGAAAGtgaacttcagctctgttggaGAAAAGACATCATGTTGTGTGCACAGGGAATCGGTGCCCTCGCTCTTTTCCACTGTGTAATAACCGCGGCTGCTCTGGTGAGTGTACTCGACTTATCCTCAATATTTAGATTGAGTTTATGACCACTTCATTGATTGAATAGATTAAATAGGTATTATTTTCCCTTCGTAGATGcatttgttctttgtttaaACAAAATTTTTGTCACTCTATTGGtaaaacagttgttttttgctttgtttttacttttagtcTCTCAAAATAAGcacaaatatttgcaacacctcatagttttaatgtttttttcatttgtggaAACATTTCAGCGCAGATTTGTGTTATGTTTAATaatctttaaatatttgtggGATGTCATGAGGATAAATGAACACAGCAGCAAGTAAATACCCCTTCTCTTATTaaaaattatgtattttatgttcTAAATGAAATCTTTTCACACCGTAGCATCATATCACACACTTTATTATGACAGCGCGTCAGAAGTAACACCCACATGCTGCTGCACTTTGGGTCAcatataaaaaatgtcatgtatCTGTGACTTTCTTTGAGCGTCTGAATTTTGAACATGGATTTATCTTGTGCTTCGGGAAACACTCACCACATTCACCAGCAATCGACGGTGTAACTTCTACTTGCTGTTTGTACTTCTTCAACAAATGAGATGACTTTACTTTTTTACAGCTAATATGTCTATAATTCAAACGCTCAAAGAGTCAAAGATACAtgacattttctatatttgGCCTAAAGTGCAGCATTATCAGTGggatatttctgtttttgcGGACCCCACTATTCATAGTTTATTTCCAAATGTAAAACAAAGTCAAATAAGATGTTAAACAGACTCAACATCCAGAGTCAATGCATTATCAGAAACAAGTGAAGTATCTGTTCCAGGTGATTGAAAAACCAATGCAATCATTAGGGCTTTGCAGaaacaaaatatacacacaaagaggagaatgtatgaggatttgttttcattcaggaCACGAGACGAAACCCCAAAACCTGATTTAACCCAAGATACATCCACAgcaacacactgcagcagtggTGAGAACAAATCACCTGTCGTCTGGTTTACCTCACAAACCTCCATCCGCTCTGGTCCCTTCGACCTttcacccacccacctacccgCCACTCGCTTCAGCCGCCGTCACCTCCGAGcctcttctcttcatcttcccCCGGGTCGATCCCGAGTGTCGACGTCCGGCAGACTTACAACCTCCTGCTCAGTCAGCCTGAAAATCACTTTGCATGAAGCAGGGGCCTGAGAGGATAAATTCAATTACGACACAAAGGCGAGGGGGACGTCCAAAGACTAATTGTTTTGCTAACACTCCCTGTCCGTCAGCAGAAAAACTtgcaacaaagaaaagtaaatcaCTTTGGAATTGACCTCCGGGTATTGAATTATGCTGCATGTCAAGTTGGAAACTGGaatatgtgatttttaaaaccctgaatccagaaacacacacacacatatgaactGTAATAATTGTCGTTCACTATACGACAAGTGGCCTGAGCGgctcaacgtgtgtgtgtggactttgGCTGAGAGTCTCTTCCCCAAACAAATCCCTGTAGGAGATGATAGGAGCTCAGACAATACCGAAAACACTTTACACCCattcacagtttattttactGGCCCGTGCAAAGAATGTTAGTTATCACATGTCCATTGATTGTTCCACTTGGATTCTAGTCTGTTTAACCAGAGCTGTTTAGCTGGTGAGAACGACGGCGGTGAGAGGAAGTGATATTCTCAGATACTTTATTGTGCCAATTCCACTATTTAAAAATACTCTAACACCAGACAAAGTTCAAATATTATTCACTTTTCTACCGATAGCACTTtgagcgctctctctctctctctctctctctctctctctctctctctctctctctctctctctctctacctctcttcTGGCGAAGCGTTCTCATGTGAGTCCTCTGGTTGACTCACTGCTAGTTTTGCTGCTCTGTTGTGAAATGTACCCCGGAGCACAAAGCCCCTTGTGTGGGCTACTTCTCACCGGCGTGGCCGAGGTCCCGAGGACAAGGCCCCCATGTGGCCGAAGGCAGAAGAAGGGTTTGACGGGGGATCATCACATACCGCACCCTCACACAACTATTTCACGACACCTGGAGGCAGCACATCGGATCCTCGGGAGCGTTTGTGGTTGATAGATCGGCCCCGGTTGGAAAAAGACTTCAGAGAGATTTTTATTCGGAAATGTGGGCAGCTTCAAAGATGAATAAAAGTGCTGAGTTTGTCGTGAGTCTTGGACAAATAACAAACCGCTTGATCAAACTGCTGAAGATGCATTATAGCAAAATGTCTGCTTGAGTAAATGAGGCCTTTCTAAAAGGATCGTGTCGCCAATGGCTTTATTTGTGTCTTGTCTATTTTGTAACTCCAGAAATTTGTCTCTCGAGGTTTGGTtcagctctttctctcttttacagATCGACTCAGATGATGGCATCACGCGAGACGAGCAGATCTACGTTCTGATTGGTGCTCACGCCAGGTGTGAAAGGAGCATCCAGGCGCAGATGGCCCAGGTCAGAGGTAAATGTGCTGTTAGGGATCATTGCATTCGTCCGAAATCTTTCTGTAATATCAGATTTAAACCTTCACTCCATATTTAGAAGCTCTCCCTATTTAGCAGGAAAGGATTTACTAACCGTACTCAGAGAGGTCAGGGAGTGCATGTCCCAATACA
This is a stretch of genomic DNA from Hippoglossus stenolepis isolate QCI-W04-F060 chromosome 21, HSTE1.2, whole genome shotgun sequence. It encodes these proteins:
- the LOC118100945 gene encoding translational activator of cytochrome c oxidase 1; the encoded protein is MVGAALLRALRTPLPRSLAAASCRCSAPVDTLRPPAPRVLSPPWSSCSVRPLQLCSALCAGHNKWSKVKHIKGPKDEARGRMFMKFGMMIKIAVKEGGSNPVMNLNLAHILEQCRTKNMPKASIDTAIKSAEKSKPVSQQMFEARGPGGCLLLIEVLTDNNTRSHQEVKRLLNKNGGMLSDGVRHNFTKRGVVGAAGDTISAERALELAIEAGAEDVQETEDEEELPLLKFICDTTDLSKVRASLEKLGMQITSSGMEFLPSNMTSLDQDQLDAASSLVEALTDYPDVVRVWDNIQAVS